The proteins below come from a single Petrotoga sp. 9PW.55.5.1 genomic window:
- a CDS encoding glycosyltransferase family 4 protein produces MIFLKILYITNLFPYPENETRGIFITRRLEVLKNYGIKFDVYGPIPKEGNSLKAVRKIIGREGINVYKPFYELGGIRYKYVFYDNNLFHVFSKKVLKKNKEKKLSKEVATKIYSNNNPYFDIIHAHGMYTPPAGLVAKLLSEKLNIPYVVTCHGSDINLGMPNNKELYNDVLENADKVIFVSNTLLNKAKSFGYSGSNSVVIPNGIEPDSFKPLNKEKIKRELGLNKKVIGFVGGLINIKRADKFPEIFENIASTQEVEFLVVGDGELREKVEKECKKRKINVKFVGRVPNDEAPYYMNAMDVMILPSRNEGFGSVIIESQACGVPVVGSSNGGIPEVIGDGGIVVEEGENFEKRFADAVVELLENPIERVYLRERALEFSWKNIVKQEVAVYEELFNN; encoded by the coding sequence GTGATCTTTTTGAAGATACTGTATATTACAAATTTATTTCCATATCCAGAAAACGAAACCCGCGGAATATTTATAACCCGCAGATTAGAAGTTTTGAAGAATTATGGCATTAAATTTGATGTCTATGGCCCTATTCCTAAAGAAGGTAATAGCTTGAAGGCAGTAAGAAAAATTATTGGAAGAGAAGGAATTAATGTTTATAAACCTTTCTATGAATTGGGTGGTATTAGATACAAATATGTGTTTTATGATAATAATCTCTTTCATGTTTTTTCTAAAAAGGTGCTTAAAAAAAATAAAGAAAAAAAATTATCCAAAGAAGTTGCAACCAAAATATACAGTAATAATAATCCATATTTTGATATAATTCATGCTCATGGGATGTATACTCCTCCAGCTGGTCTAGTGGCAAAGCTTTTATCAGAGAAATTGAATATTCCATATGTTGTTACTTGCCATGGGAGCGATATAAATTTAGGAATGCCAAACAACAAAGAGTTATACAACGATGTTTTAGAAAACGCAGATAAAGTTATATTCGTAAGTAATACGCTATTGAATAAAGCAAAATCTTTTGGCTATTCGGGAAGTAATTCAGTTGTAATTCCTAACGGGATAGAACCTGATTCATTCAAACCTTTAAATAAAGAAAAGATAAAAAGAGAGTTGGGGCTAAACAAAAAAGTGATTGGTTTTGTTGGGGGATTGATAAATATAAAAAGAGCAGACAAATTCCCTGAGATATTTGAAAATATAGCTTCAACTCAAGAAGTTGAGTTTTTGGTAGTTGGAGATGGAGAGTTAAGAGAAAAGGTTGAAAAAGAATGCAAAAAAAGAAAGATAAATGTAAAGTTTGTAGGTAGAGTTCCTAACGATGAGGCGCCATATTATATGAATGCTATGGACGTTATGATACTACCAAGCAGAAATGAGGGTTTTGGCTCTGTAATTATTGAGTCTCAAGCTTGCGGAGTTCCTGTAGTTGGAAGTAGTAACGGAGGAATACCAGAGGTTATTGGAGATGGTGGGATAGTTGTAGAAGAAGGAGAAAACTTTGAAAAAAGATTTGCAGATGCTGTAGTTGAATTGTTAGAAAACC